One region of Termitidicoccus mucosus genomic DNA includes:
- the mutS gene encoding DNA mismatch repair protein MutS gives MMEQYFEVKENLPRDTLLLFRLGDFYEMFYEDAVMASKLLGLTLTKRHDYPMAGIPYHAANNYVGKLLAAGKKVAICDQAESGKIVGKLVRRQLTRILTPGTTLDAAQLDAARNHYLCALAHDRRGLHAAWLDLTTGEFKVATDPRPENLLPVLTALDPAELITAEGALDAWKNAPHEQTALHALANFCATRLVSELPAYQFETASAVRTVMTALGVLNLEGFGLSVSHPGLGPAGALVYYATENLCAKPENLRGLQEYRSAATLLLDPATLRNLEIFASIRGTRDGSLLTALNRTATAAGARLLERWLAAPTLDLPAIRRRQLIVGELLAAPSVLSDLRDRLGAVRDIPRILGRLQNRLRNPRELGGIRDTLAQLPAVHETLAALPDSEISSLKTQIHELPSLRDHLTRALGDELPADLQDGNYIRTGYDPELDRLRSLTTDNKTWLSDLERAEQERTGIRSLKIRFTNNFGYYIEVTKANLHLVPADYIRRQTTVGGERYVTEALKQKEKEIFHAEENALARELALFTDLVTAVLDESLALAQTADTLAELDVLAGWARLARDWDYSRPELDDTDILEITEGRHPVVEQMLKDPSAPAAAVTGPQSFVPNDTALSASEAQIALITGPNMAGKSTYIRQVALITLMAQIGCWVPAKSCRIGLVDRIFSRVGASDDLARGNSTFMVEMNETANILNNATDRSLIILDEIGRGTSTYDGLSIAWAVVEHLHRDETCGPRTLFATHYQELTQLEKHLPRLRNYSVAVKEWNDDIVFVRRVVPGAADRSYGIQVARLAGLPLTVIDRAKTILTKLESDDTTVELTTPKARPRKKITVKPDDAAQMNFL, from the coding sequence ATGATGGAGCAATACTTCGAGGTGAAGGAAAACCTCCCCCGCGACACCCTCCTCCTCTTCCGCCTCGGCGACTTTTACGAGATGTTCTATGAGGACGCCGTCATGGCGTCGAAACTCCTCGGCCTCACCCTCACCAAACGTCATGACTACCCCATGGCCGGCATCCCCTACCATGCCGCCAACAACTACGTCGGCAAACTCCTCGCCGCCGGGAAAAAAGTCGCCATCTGCGACCAGGCCGAATCCGGCAAGATCGTCGGCAAACTCGTCCGCCGCCAGCTCACCCGTATCCTCACCCCCGGCACCACGCTCGACGCCGCCCAGCTCGACGCCGCCCGCAACCACTACCTCTGCGCCCTCGCCCACGACCGCCGCGGCCTCCACGCCGCCTGGCTCGACCTCACCACCGGCGAGTTCAAGGTCGCCACCGACCCGCGCCCCGAAAACCTCCTCCCCGTCCTCACCGCCCTCGACCCCGCCGAACTCATCACCGCCGAAGGCGCGCTCGATGCCTGGAAAAACGCCCCGCACGAGCAGACCGCGCTCCACGCCCTGGCCAACTTCTGCGCCACCCGCCTCGTCAGCGAACTCCCCGCCTACCAGTTCGAGACCGCCTCCGCCGTCCGCACCGTGATGACCGCGCTCGGCGTCCTCAACCTCGAAGGCTTTGGCCTCTCCGTCAGCCACCCCGGACTCGGCCCCGCCGGCGCGCTCGTTTACTACGCCACCGAAAACCTCTGCGCCAAACCCGAAAACCTCCGCGGCCTCCAGGAATACCGCTCCGCCGCCACGCTCCTCCTCGACCCCGCCACCCTCCGCAACCTCGAAATCTTCGCCTCCATCCGCGGCACCCGCGACGGCTCCCTCCTCACCGCCCTCAACCGCACCGCCACCGCCGCCGGCGCCCGCCTGCTCGAACGCTGGCTCGCCGCCCCCACCCTCGACCTCCCCGCCATCCGCCGCCGCCAGCTCATCGTCGGCGAACTCCTCGCCGCCCCCTCCGTCCTGTCCGACCTGCGCGACCGCCTCGGCGCCGTCCGCGACATCCCCCGCATCCTCGGACGCCTCCAGAACCGCCTCCGCAATCCCCGCGAGCTCGGCGGCATCCGCGACACCCTCGCCCAGCTCCCCGCCGTCCACGAAACCCTCGCCGCCCTCCCCGACTCTGAAATCTCCAGCCTGAAAACCCAAATCCACGAGCTCCCCTCCCTGCGCGACCACCTGACCCGCGCCCTCGGCGACGAACTCCCCGCCGACCTCCAGGACGGCAACTACATCCGCACCGGCTACGACCCCGAGCTCGACCGCCTCCGCTCCCTCACCACCGACAACAAGACCTGGCTCTCCGACCTCGAGCGCGCCGAGCAGGAACGCACCGGCATCCGCTCCTTGAAGATTCGATTTACCAATAACTTTGGCTATTACATCGAGGTCACCAAGGCCAACCTCCACCTCGTCCCCGCCGATTACATCCGCCGCCAGACCACGGTCGGCGGCGAACGCTACGTCACCGAGGCGCTCAAGCAAAAGGAAAAGGAAATCTTCCACGCCGAGGAAAACGCCCTCGCCCGCGAACTCGCCCTTTTCACCGACCTCGTCACCGCCGTCCTCGACGAATCCCTCGCCCTCGCGCAAACCGCCGACACCCTGGCCGAGCTCGACGTCCTCGCCGGCTGGGCCCGCCTCGCCCGCGACTGGGATTACTCCCGCCCCGAGCTCGACGACACCGACATCCTCGAAATCACCGAAGGCCGCCACCCCGTCGTCGAGCAGATGCTCAAAGACCCCTCCGCCCCGGCCGCCGCCGTCACCGGCCCGCAATCCTTCGTCCCCAACGACACCGCGCTCTCCGCCAGCGAGGCCCAGATCGCCCTCATCACCGGCCCCAACATGGCCGGCAAATCCACCTACATCCGCCAGGTCGCGCTCATCACCCTCATGGCCCAGATCGGCTGCTGGGTGCCCGCGAAAAGCTGCCGCATCGGCCTCGTTGACCGCATCTTTTCCCGCGTCGGCGCCTCCGACGACCTCGCCCGCGGCAACTCCACCTTCATGGTCGAGATGAACGAGACCGCCAACATCCTCAACAACGCCACCGACCGCTCCCTCATCATCCTCGACGAAATCGGCCGCGGCACCAGCACCTACGACGGCCTCAGCATCGCCTGGGCGGTGGTCGAGCACCTTCACCGCGACGAAACCTGCGGCCCGCGCACCCTCTTCGCCACCCACTACCAGGAACTCACCCAGCTCGAAAAACACCTCCCCCGCCTGCGAAACTACAGCGTCGCGGTGAAAGAGTGGAACGACGACATCGTCTTCGTCCGCCGCGTCGTCCCCGGCGCCGCCGACCGCAGCTACGGCATCCAGGTCGCCCGGCTGGCGGGCCTGCCGCTCACCGTCATCGACCGCGCCAAGACCATATTGACCAAACTCGAATCCGACGACACCACCGTCGAACTCACCACCCCCAAGGCGCGCCCCAGGAAAAAAATCACCGTGAAGCCCGACGACGCCGCGCAGATGAACTTCCTCTGA
- a CDS encoding alpha/beta fold hydrolase, with the protein MNLFFRDFGGAGKPPLVVLHGLLGSSRNWQTAGGDLAASHHVLALDLRNHGRSPHADGMSYEAMVGDVLGWLDARGLERVALMGHSMGGKVAMALACRHAGRVARLVVVDIAPKDYLSAAHRAEFAAMNELDLRSLQSRAEAEMRFEGRVEDWAMRKFLATNLERAPAPETRAGGNDAAWRWMINLPVITEALPELERNPLREEERFDGDVLVVTGAKSGYVGPGDWAAVTGHFPRARLEVIAGAGHNPHMEKRPEFVRVVRGFLAGV; encoded by the coding sequence ATGAATTTGTTTTTTCGAGATTTCGGCGGGGCGGGGAAACCGCCGCTGGTGGTGTTGCACGGGTTGCTGGGATCGTCGCGGAACTGGCAGACGGCGGGCGGCGATCTGGCGGCGTCGCATCATGTGCTGGCGCTGGATTTGCGCAATCACGGGCGTTCGCCGCATGCGGACGGGATGAGTTACGAGGCGATGGTCGGCGACGTGCTGGGCTGGCTGGACGCGCGCGGGCTGGAGCGCGTGGCGCTCATGGGGCACAGCATGGGCGGCAAGGTCGCCATGGCGCTGGCCTGCCGGCATGCCGGGCGAGTGGCGCGGCTGGTGGTGGTGGACATCGCGCCAAAGGATTACCTGTCGGCGGCGCACCGGGCGGAGTTCGCGGCCATGAACGAGCTGGATTTGCGCTCGCTGCAATCGCGGGCGGAGGCGGAGATGCGTTTCGAGGGGCGCGTGGAGGATTGGGCGATGCGGAAGTTTCTGGCGACAAACCTGGAGCGTGCGCCGGCCCCGGAAACGCGGGCGGGCGGAAACGACGCGGCGTGGCGCTGGATGATCAACCTGCCGGTCATCACGGAGGCGCTGCCGGAGCTGGAGCGCAATCCGCTGCGCGAGGAGGAGCGTTTCGATGGCGATGTCCTGGTGGTGACAGGCGCGAAATCGGGCTATGTCGGGCCGGGTGACTGGGCGGCGGTGACGGGCCATTTCCCGCGGGCGAGGCTGGAGGTGATTGCGGGAGCGGGGCACAACCCGCACATGGAAAAGCGGCCGGAATTCGTGCGGGTGGTGCGCGGGTTTCTGGCCGGGGTGTGA
- the rpsB gene encoding 30S ribosomal protein S2, producing MNVTPKDLLDAGVHFGHQTKRWNPRSKPYVFDHRQGITIIDLGKTHELLAKACAFIEDTIGNGGNLLFVGTKRQAQDIVREAAAATAMPYCVDRWLGGTLTNFATVKKSIAKFKKYQQMETSGDLAKLPAKEAAVIKREMARMQRNFSGIADMAGLPSAMFVIDGNHEKIAVAEAARCNIPCIGLIDTNSDPTALSHPIPGNDDAVKSVRIIVETIVEAVQSGLAQRESRRTARGQADLRAATAAVAEASGATNEAGEIDLSKVELPADVDPEAVVEGEDAAKPAKKKPARKKIAAPKDDAVEADADAE from the coding sequence ATGAACGTCACTCCCAAGGATCTGCTCGACGCAGGCGTCCACTTCGGACACCAAACCAAGCGCTGGAACCCGCGCTCGAAGCCCTACGTCTTCGACCACCGCCAGGGCATCACCATCATCGACCTCGGCAAGACCCACGAACTCCTCGCCAAGGCCTGCGCCTTCATCGAGGACACCATCGGCAACGGCGGCAACCTGCTCTTCGTCGGCACCAAGCGCCAGGCCCAGGACATCGTCCGCGAGGCCGCCGCCGCCACCGCCATGCCCTACTGCGTTGACCGCTGGCTCGGCGGCACGCTCACCAATTTCGCCACCGTCAAGAAATCCATCGCGAAATTCAAAAAATACCAGCAGATGGAAACCAGCGGCGACCTCGCCAAGCTCCCCGCCAAGGAAGCCGCCGTCATCAAGCGCGAGATGGCCCGCATGCAGCGCAACTTCTCCGGCATCGCCGACATGGCCGGCCTGCCCTCCGCGATGTTTGTCATCGACGGCAACCACGAGAAGATCGCCGTCGCCGAGGCCGCCCGTTGCAACATTCCCTGCATCGGCCTCATCGACACCAACTCCGACCCCACCGCGCTCTCGCACCCGATTCCCGGCAACGACGACGCCGTGAAATCCGTCCGCATCATCGTCGAAACCATCGTCGAGGCCGTCCAGAGCGGGCTCGCCCAGCGCGAGAGCCGCCGCACCGCCCGCGGCCAGGCCGACCTGCGCGCCGCCACCGCCGCCGTGGCCGAGGCATCCGGCGCCACCAACGAGGCCGGCGAGATCGACCTCAGCAAGGTCGAGCTGCCCGCCGATGTCGATCCCGAGGCGGTCGTCGAGGGCGAGGACGCCGCCAAGCCCGCCAAGAAGAAGCCCGCCCGCAAAAAGATCGCCGCGCCCAAGGATGATGCGGTCGAGGCGGACGCCGACGCGGAATAA
- the tsf gene encoding translation elongation factor Ts codes for MSTVVTAQAVKELREKTGAGLLDCQKALAESGGDMEAAITILRKKGAASADKKAGRATKEGLIESYIHVGGKVGVLLEVNCETDFVARNEDFKAFCKDICLQIAAASPLYVSRDEVPEAAIAAERDIATAQVQGKPPAAIQKIVEGKLEKYYSTVCLLDQPFVKNPDKSIKEMVTEKIATIGENITVRRFTRYQLGA; via the coding sequence ATGAGCACAGTTGTCACCGCCCAGGCGGTCAAAGAACTTCGTGAAAAAACCGGCGCCGGCCTCCTCGACTGCCAGAAAGCGCTCGCCGAATCCGGCGGCGACATGGAAGCGGCCATCACCATCCTGCGCAAAAAAGGCGCCGCCTCCGCCGACAAGAAAGCAGGTCGCGCCACCAAGGAAGGCCTCATCGAGAGCTACATCCACGTCGGCGGCAAAGTCGGCGTGCTGCTCGAAGTCAACTGCGAGACCGACTTCGTCGCCCGCAACGAGGACTTCAAGGCCTTCTGCAAGGACATTTGCCTGCAAATCGCCGCCGCCAGCCCGCTCTACGTGAGCCGGGACGAGGTTCCCGAGGCCGCCATCGCCGCCGAGCGCGACATCGCGACGGCGCAGGTGCAGGGCAAGCCCCCCGCGGCCATCCAGAAGATCGTCGAAGGCAAGCTGGAGAAATACTACTCCACCGTGTGCCTTCTGGACCAGCCCTTCGTGAAGAACCCGGACAAGAGCATCAAGGAAATGGTGACGGAAAAGATCGCCACCATCGGCGAAAACATCACCGTCCGCCGCTTCACCCGCTACCAGCTCGGCGCCTGA
- a CDS encoding TonB-dependent receptor, which yields MSSFISHIPFQFRRCVFLTAALAGGLHAPSSLHAGPAASAPPPATGGDHDEPVLLENLVVTATPYTRGQADLAQPTGVLAGRRLLLAQNTSLGELLAGETGVASTYFGPGASRPVIRGLGGDRVRVLTNSIGTIDASVTSPDHAVSLDPLLIERVEIVRGPASLLYGGNAVGGVVNVIDHRIHTTLPDEPLNGRVEGRVNSVNDEKSAGAVLEGSAGRFAWHLDGYRRATGDVRIPGYAQSGRVRAEEAHEHEEEDDHDHEYGDEHGDDGIRGRIANTAIETDGGAAGFSYIGPRGYVGVSYSGHNSLYGVPPGAHVHEHEEGGDDDDHEAGEHEEGDVRIDLRQRRLDLQAAYTEPFGIFREARMKLGFAKYRHQELEGDEIGTVFKNKGYDGRFELLHNALGPVTGALGLQTSRSDFEARGEEAFVPSSRTDGGALFLFEEATFSSVTFQLGARTDYQKIKLRDGSGISRDDTTASASAGLVWGIASGWTLGSSFAATTRQPNAQELYADGPHIGTQAYEIGDPRLSNEHALSLDLTLRKRAGFVTGALTFFVSRFDGYIYENPTGAEHDGLDVYRYVQHDARFYGVELETIFHLLHSEAQQLDFTLGGDLTRAENTDAGTDLPRITPARLRAALDWVRGQVSLGAETQWVGRQARTAPNETETPGYALLNAHAAYRFAFARAQCEAFLRGTNLANEDARPHTSFLKDYAPLPGRGLAAGMRVSF from the coding sequence ATGTCCTCTTTCATTTCCCACATTCCATTCCAATTCCGCCGCTGTGTCTTCCTGACCGCGGCCCTTGCCGGAGGGCTTCATGCGCCCTCCTCGCTCCATGCCGGCCCCGCGGCCTCCGCGCCGCCGCCCGCCACCGGCGGCGACCACGACGAGCCCGTGCTGCTCGAAAACCTCGTCGTCACGGCCACTCCCTACACGCGCGGCCAAGCCGACCTTGCCCAACCCACCGGCGTCCTCGCCGGACGCCGGCTTTTGCTCGCCCAAAACACCTCGCTCGGCGAACTCCTCGCCGGCGAGACCGGCGTGGCCTCCACGTATTTCGGCCCCGGCGCGAGCCGCCCGGTCATCCGCGGCCTCGGCGGCGACCGCGTGCGCGTGCTCACCAACAGCATCGGCACCATCGACGCGTCCGTCACGAGTCCCGACCACGCCGTGTCGCTCGACCCGCTGCTGATCGAGCGCGTCGAGATCGTGCGCGGCCCCGCCTCGCTGCTCTACGGCGGCAACGCCGTCGGCGGCGTGGTCAACGTCATCGACCACCGCATCCACACCACGCTGCCCGACGAGCCGCTCAACGGCCGCGTCGAAGGGCGCGTGAATTCCGTCAACGACGAGAAAAGCGCCGGCGCCGTCCTCGAAGGCAGTGCCGGCCGCTTCGCGTGGCACCTCGACGGCTACCGCCGCGCCACCGGCGACGTGCGCATTCCCGGTTACGCCCAAAGCGGACGCGTCCGCGCGGAGGAGGCGCACGAGCACGAGGAGGAAGATGATCACGATCATGAGTACGGCGACGAACATGGCGACGACGGCATCCGCGGACGCATCGCCAACACCGCGATCGAGACCGACGGCGGCGCGGCCGGGTTTTCCTACATCGGCCCGCGCGGCTACGTGGGCGTTTCCTACAGCGGCCACAACTCGCTCTACGGCGTCCCGCCCGGCGCGCACGTCCACGAGCACGAGGAAGGCGGCGACGATGATGACCACGAGGCCGGGGAACACGAGGAAGGCGACGTGCGCATCGACCTGCGCCAGCGGCGGCTGGACTTGCAGGCCGCCTACACCGAGCCGTTCGGCATTTTCCGCGAGGCCCGGATGAAGCTCGGCTTCGCCAAATACCGCCACCAGGAACTCGAGGGCGATGAGATCGGCACCGTTTTCAAAAACAAAGGCTACGACGGGCGCTTCGAGCTGCTGCACAACGCGCTCGGTCCCGTCACCGGCGCGCTCGGACTGCAAACCTCGCGCAGCGATTTCGAGGCGCGCGGCGAGGAGGCGTTTGTCCCGTCCTCGCGCACGGACGGCGGCGCGCTCTTCCTTTTCGAGGAGGCGACGTTCTCATCCGTCACGTTTCAGCTCGGCGCGCGCACGGACTACCAAAAAATAAAACTCCGCGACGGCTCCGGCATTTCGCGCGACGACACCACGGCGAGCGCCTCCGCCGGACTTGTCTGGGGTATCGCGTCCGGCTGGACGCTCGGCTCGTCGTTCGCCGCCACCACGCGCCAGCCGAACGCGCAGGAGCTCTACGCGGACGGGCCGCACATCGGCACGCAGGCCTACGAAATCGGCGACCCGCGCCTCTCCAACGAGCACGCCCTCAGCCTCGATCTCACGCTGCGCAAGCGCGCCGGCTTCGTGACCGGGGCGCTCACGTTTTTCGTCAGCCGGTTCGACGGCTACATCTACGAAAATCCGACCGGCGCGGAGCACGACGGGCTGGACGTTTATCGCTACGTGCAGCACGACGCGCGTTTTTACGGCGTCGAATTGGAGACGATTTTCCACCTGCTCCATTCCGAAGCACAGCAGCTCGACTTCACGCTCGGCGGCGATCTCACGCGCGCGGAAAACACCGATGCCGGCACCGACCTGCCGCGCATCACGCCCGCCCGCCTGCGGGCGGCGCTCGACTGGGTGCGCGGCCAGGTCAGCCTCGGCGCGGAAACGCAGTGGGTCGGCCGCCAGGCCCGCACCGCGCCCAACGAAACCGAGACGCCCGGCTACGCGCTTCTCAATGCCCACGCCGCCTACCGGTTCGCGTTCGCCCGCGCGCAATGCGAGGCGTTCCTGCGCGGCACGAATCTCGCCAACGAGGATGCGCGCCCGCACACATCCTTCCTGAAGGATTACGCGCCGCTGCCCGGCCGCGGCCTGGCGGCGGGCATGCGCGTGAGTTTCTGA